TTATATGGAAAGGGTtaaaaagagcaaaagcagCCTGCCACAGGAAGAAATACACGTTTCCTAGTCGCTCAGTCgcagctacaacagcagcagcagcagcaacaacgaacaACTGATTTTGatgacaaaaacaacaactacaaaaagaGCGcgagtacacacacacacagctatacaCTTAAACACCCAGTGGCGTACATCTGAATGTGAGCCGGCGAAAAGATGCAGTGCTATTGTGAAAATTCAATGGTATATTTGAGTTGAAAGTAATTGAGAGCGTAATGGAAAGTCGCGCCACTGGGTAATAGTGTATTTGACATGCGCTCTGAGAGCATAGGAACGCGAGAGTAAAAGTTAGCGCTGTAAACACTTTGTAAATTTACAGTTGAAATTCAGATGCGGTGCGGTCAAGTtgtgtgtgctaaaaataCGGCTGAAGATTTCCCCCATTTTCGGTCTACCGCCCAAAAGTGAACCGTTTGGGGCGGCGTTTGTTTTGAAAgtgaataaaatgcaaaaacacgAAACATAATACAACCGCGCCTcgctaataaaatttattgcctaCATTTgtattgctgtgtgtgtgtggagtgtAACGTTTAGAGAAGAAGGAAATGCAAGCGCAAAAGCCAAGTTAAATAagtgtacaaaataaatatatatatatatatatatatatatatatgtatgtatatgtgtggaaataataataatcaaatagcCGAAAAGACTGGCAGCTAGAGACCAGTTTCCCCAAAGCGCACGTTTGCGTGAAAGAGCTGGCAATAGTTTTGAGTGCGCGCCGCGGCATCGCCAACGGGAAGAAGGAGGagaaggaggaggaggaggcaATTGATCGTacacacacttgcatacaTACGAAGCGAATGCTAGACCAAGACGCTGTAACAAATTGTAATAGAAGAAAAGGAAGAAGCAAAGACCACATACGGTGAAAAGCCGCTGCCCGTCTCAAGgagcgaaaaataaaacaggAGAGAGCGAAAAGAGAGTGTGGGAGTGGGAGCAAGCtataagaataataaattacactttgcttttgctataataagaagaaaaatttatacagagagagagagagagagagagaaagagagcgcgagagagtgagagcgcaaacacacacatgtgcaagTAATGTGTTattatgattgttgttgctgttgtttatgagtgttgcatgtgtgtgcgtgtgtgtgggggaAAACAAAATTCTGAAAAtggaaaactaaaactaaaaaagtgAACAAATATTTCGAAACAGCAGCCAACATGCAGctgaatgtgtgtgcgtgagtgtaaaaattaaagaaagagtaaaaataagcaaataaaaagaaacaacaacaagtaatgtaaattgttaacattCAAATGTGCCATCAAtcgaataacaacaactaaaagcagctttaacatagaaaataaaaacaataattattagaCGTTATTAATATAAACCAGTATTAtcaagaaataaaattgtaaatcatGTCCTGCATATCGAGCAACTTTAGCTCTTTCTTTCTTAATTCACTGAATGATGCTTCCGAGTTCTCCACCTATTTGAGCAATGGCGAACtgaaatgcaacaattttgaggaatttcaagtgtttgcaacccaaaaatataaaagaagtataaagcaggcagcaacaacaacaacacagccaGCGTATTGGAAATGaaacatcatcaacaacaaacaacaactacagtaTTCACATACAAATGGCGTAGATTATGGATTTGAGCAGCAGCGTGCCGCGACGCCGCCATGCGGAgtgacgtcagcagcagcaggagcagcagcagcatctatGCATAGCAATCGTTGGCCAACGGCAGTCGCAACGCCCAATGGACACGCCCCCGCCAACGCCCATGCACAGCATTTTGACGGTTCCTTTGAGTTTATCAAATATCTAAGACATTCTACCGACTTTacgccaaacagcagcagcggcagcggcccaagcagcgcagtcagcagcagcgacaccGACTGCACTACAGTTCCATCTGAAAAGTGCAGCAAACTCTCAACGGGCAGATGCGCGGCCACGCCACCGCTACCGCTGCCAGCATCGCCATTGAACAGTGCAAGCGGCAGTGGCGTTGGTGGCGGCCTGCTGGACTTGGACTCAACAAGTAGCGCACAAAAGTCTCGTTCGGCAGCGCGTAAAGTTGCCGCTCTGCTCTCTTCCGTATCGCGCTCTTCCAACAGCCTGGACGCCAGCTCATCCGCCTTGGACGCTGTGTTTGATCATGACTCCAAGCAGACCATGTTCGAGCTGCAGCATTTGACGAGCGCTTCCAATGGCTCTCACGGCTCCAACTCAAACGAGTCAACTTCACTGGAGCTGCTCGCGTTTCCCAACTCCCATCTGAATGCCTCCAATTCGAACACTTCCTCGGAGGGCGCTGCTTGTGGCAGCGCTGCCGAATTCGGTGGACTTctgggcggcagcagcagtggtgGTTGCTCCTCGCAAGCGGCGGCGCCCAAGCTGCTCGGCAGCTTCATCATCAAGGAGAACTTTGATGTGCATCCGTCGCACAAGGTGGAGGAGGGCATCTTCCAGCACATGAACAAGCTGCCCTCCAAGAAGAAGGACACACTCAAGCAGCTCGGCGTACGCTTTACAGGACAAATGACACTCAATGACAAATCCATTGTTGTTGATAATTTTATACGCTTCTGCGAGGTGAGTTGCAAACTTATCAATActacaatattattaaattgaaatataaaacaaaatatatcaatGTTATAAGGATTATTATACTTCCCTTTACCAAACCCAGGAGAATGCAAATtacgttttgtttaaaatttcaatcaatttttaagCATGTTCGCCATCAAAGATTTAACACAATATGCAGCagtatttgatttttgcataCAACTAGCTAAGCTTGTGTATGTTTTATATTACAGCCACATAGATATTCATAACGAGAATATTTCGTTCATATCCTTTTACACAAGCTCATTTCTCACTCTATTATATACCAGGCGTTCCAAATTCGCTCTCTCAAAACCCCAAAACCACCTACCGACCTCTACTATCCCACTCGCCTGTTCACCAACTCATATATCGCACccacattcacacacatacataaatacatacacacatccAACAAATgtcattataaattgtaataacaaCGACAGCGACGCCAGCGCTGGCCGAGCGAGGGCAGAGCACCGCCATACGACAATCCACACCGACCACAAATTCAAGCATACAAAATACAGCTGTAATCATGTGTGTAGTTAGACATACAAACAGTgtgcactgcaagaaatcTGTGGTGCTGAATTCATATTAAATACTCTAGTTATATTTTAGGAATTACtactaaataatttgtattcgaaatgtttaacatatttattcttttcaaTTAGCAGCCACTCTAATTGAAAATACTGCGCTCTCAGTGTACTTTTAACTAAACacctaaacacacacacacacacacacacacacacacacacactagcacacATTTGGCGCCTTTTCAACACTATGGCTGGCAACCCTCTCCCAACACCCAAAATACTCAGACCATGTCTCTCACATTCCAACTCCCCCATCTACTGCACTGACACATGCTCATTACGCTCAGCTTTATCggaacgcacacacacagttccAAATGAGCACCCAACTAGATTCGGGCGcactcacacccacacccacactacacacacacacatacaaagaaaCGAAAATGGCATTGATGGCATAATACAGGAACAACTtgcagacatacatatgtatgtatgtatgtatgtgtgtgtgtgtgtatatagagCCTAACCTTATTTCAACATGGCTGCTTGCTTGGGCCCTTTTCGACCGCCGCCGCTATTACAACAATTTAGTTCTAAGATGGGCAAAAAGCTTTGCGCCCCTACCTtcctctctccctctccctctccctctccctcgcCTCACCTTCAGCTCAAAACTTAGTACTCGCTCATGCTCGCTTTCTACatatctctcgctctcttgctcgcATTCCTATTGCTTGCGCGCATTCCTTTCGCTTTGCAAAACTTTACTTCAaggcaacaactacaaaattgtgtatttgtgtgtgtgtgtgtaagtgtagTGACAACAGTATATTTGTCTGCGGGTGTGTGGGTGAGTGGCACACTGGCAACCCCCAAAAAGCTCAGAGCTTGGGCTGGAGGCTGGCGCTATTGAGTAATTGTATATGAGCGCCCCCACCCCACCATCATCCTACTTGCTtgctctctgtcgctctcactctctcacacgctctcgctcttgcatAAATACAAGCATACAATCATCAAGTTACTTTGGGGCGTTTGTTGGACTGTCCATtaaggctgaggctgaggctgccTTCGTATGTCCTTTCGTGTGTaggtgactgtgtgtgtgtgtgtgtgtgtgtgtgaagcgtCCCTCGCGGCAACGTTGAAGGCTACTAAAtgcgcatgcagcagcagcagcagcagcagcagcccccaaTACACATGCACCAACAcaattatatatgtgtgtgtccgtgtccgtgtctgtgtgtgtgtaaaggaCTGCTTAACTGTGCTGCCGAGTGGGTGGTGTGCCGGTATCAAGTGGTTGGTGCAATTGGTCCTAGGATGTGGCGAGTGTTTGAGGTGGCAGGTGACGGACATGTGTTCGGCGTCTATGCTACCAAATGGTTATCTCGCAGCTTGCACAGCATGGACGCGATAGATGCTAAGTACATACATGCATTACGACATTGATGTATGGAACTTTTGTCTACAGCCAAAtctaagtatatatgtatgtatatgtgctaTATACGTATgcacatatacatgcatacttaTATAGTGTAACTGTACTTGCCAAAACTTATATGACGTCTAACTATACATACggactataaaatatttagcttttatGCGTCCGCAGCGTTCTCGTATATAACGGTGTTTGGGGCTTTTGGGTGGGGTGCGTTCAAATATAcatcatacatacatacatatatatatgtatatacatttatacgGCCATAATGCAgattgttgccaaaaatgtaaactatatataaagcatgaatgcattaaatatatattttgccaatttgttgcttactgcggcaacaacaactataaacataaaatgttaatctacatttataattagtacaatattaaatttcagcGTATATGAGCTTTAGGTATACGTTAAAGGGTCGCATGTTGTCAGAATTGTCATAAAAGAGTCGCGTCAAATGTGAAGCGATTGCTAATTAAGTCAaccctttttttatataaacacacacacacacactcactcacaggacctcaaaatgttgttaaaaacCTGTTAAACGTCAAGAGTGAAAGTGTGAAAATTGTAAACTccccaaaacacacacacacacacacgcaacaacaacaccacacTAACTCTGactggggcacacacacacgcaaccctaaaaagaaatcaaaaaaatcATTGCCAGACGAACACGAACAAACTGTTGTTgtgcacattgttgttgctgttgttgttgttggctgcacGCACACAGGACATGGCAGTCAAAACAGAAACACACAGAAccgaaacagcaacagcaaaggaAAACAATTCACACTTGTctcaataaacaacaacaagtacacgcacaggcacacacacacatagacagacagacagacaacacactcacacacacacagtcaccaCAGACAACAACCGCAGGATACGTcacgcacaaacacaaacaaaaacacaaagtcTGCTTGCTGACTGCCAATAAGttgcaaaacgcaaaaaaaaacaaacaataacaacaaaaagtagaaagcaaacaaaaaaatgccgCAACACACAGCCATTGCTGTCATTTCATTCTTCActacacacaattttttttctctcccCCTCTTTGGTGAAACAGTTAAGCGGCTATGGGAATGtaaacacacacccacacacgcatacatacagacatagGCATGgacagagagaaaaaaaaacgcaatcAAACTGACAACAGACAACACTTTGCTTGGCAGcctctctcccactctcccACTCACACATTCTGCTAGCGCCTGCTGTTAGGCTGCTGTTAATGAGTCTTCAGTGCCTGCACTTAACAGGTGTAAAAAAAGTAAGCTCTGTAAACGGGTGTGAGTTGGAGAGCAGTCTATAATTATTGCACAACCGCTGCATATTGAAGTTAACTTTGATGTTCAAATTTGAAGCTGACAATTGACAGTTGGTTCTTCTccttctcacacacacacacacacacacacttacagcTGCACGTAtgcttgtaattgtttttgtggttgttgtcgtcgtcgtcgtcactCCTTTTTGCTCTATTGATTTTTAACATaatcaaaaccaaaaatgtgcaaacacatacacatgcatacatgtgaATGTTTATGTGAAATTTTCGACAGCGTTGCCATGTGTGCTTAGAAGCCTGACGCTGCGGAATGCTTAAGTGCGAAGGGGAAAGAGCAGATGAAAGGGGGTACGCTGATTATGAGGATGTTGATAAGTTTCACAACGACAGCGTACGAGCATACACCGAACGCCAAGCACGATGTGGGCGCGAGCTCTCTGTTTCTttctctcattctctctcaTTTCCGCAGCGACGTCTGTCGTCAATGCTACTGCGCCtattttaaacacacacacatacacttgggCAATTGCGACAACCCTTTTAGACTGCTGTTGCCCTTGCCTGCCTCCAACTCCCCACTCCCTATTCGGCTGCATTGTTGAAAATGGCTtcattgaaaattgttgtttgctttctcTATTTGGTTTTGCCtgctactttttgctttattttataacactataaaatatacactgtataagtgtgtgtgtgaggcataCATTTAGGCGCACTACGTCCTTTCAACTTTTGTCTAGCAAATATGGCAAGATGAATATGCCTCACAACAggagagacagagagaaagaTGAGTAAGCAAGGCGGTGTGATAAAGGTATAGCTGTAGAACTCAATGAACAGAGTTTTATTAgctttttgtaaattttcgtTTTAAACTTTTCGTTGTACACGAATTATAAGTTTTGATTAGTAGTGGGCAAAGTTTTCATTCGcatctgtatgtgtatgtgtgtgtgtgtgtggacatacatatataatttgtgggtgtgtttatttacatatgtagtatataatataatgtatGCAAGTATTATATAAATGCAGGAAATGAATTTTGACAGCCGCCCTACAATTTTCGGGGATGACTATTAACTTTGGACTGAGCACAGTTCGGGGAGTGGGTGTACTTTGCCCTttgcaagcataaatttaaatttaattagatgTTTATATTGCTTTCTTATTCCCTTATGTGTATAGTTTTAAGTGGAAATGCGTTGCTCTctgataattataatttatatagcatacttttcagcgGCATTAAACTTCTTTCCAATAATCGTATATtcttaaaatttacaattttcaagGAATATGACATCAAGGATCATCGACCGTGGCTATCTCTCAATCAGTGTGGTCTCAATAAGCCcgaacaaataaaatttgcacgCTATTTGGGCCAGGGATTGCCAACATTTACGctcttttgcatttatagcaattttaaGAATCTATTTTGCACCAAACGCACCGAAATGTAAGTGCAGCTTAATTTAACTATGCGTTCAAATTTGTAACTatttgtaaaacttttgcagctaCACCAAGGATGGCTACAATCTGCCTTATATACTTGACAAAACCAAGCGCTTCCTGGCCAACACAACTGCTGGTGAGTGTTTAGTATAAGAGCTTAGGTATTCAACAAGAAATagtgcaaatgcagcaaccatgtacaatttgattaaaattttaataaaatatactcATACGTAAAGCCAGAGGCGCaaaatgtgctaaaaatttataaatatatatacacgaCAACCAGCCCAGTGTCTACAAAAAGTTGCTTATTTTGAATTCTTTATGGTTTTCtcagctatttttatatttattttcgattCTAAGTTCTTCTATATGCGCCTGCatctctatatatacatacatatattaaatgcactttCTGTTCGCTCtcgaaaaaattaaaactaaaaagaaaacaatttaaagaaacatataaaatgaaattggcTGCTTTTGAAAACTAAGTAAAGagaaaatattctaaaatcctttttaaacaaactattttaattttgattcttcaatttgatttcgttcttcttctttttccaCGCATACgctttgaataaaaatcaCTAGGCGAAAATACCAACAACAGTAATCACAataacaaaaccaacaacaacaacaacaacaacacaacatgCACACCGTTGAAACAGACACAAGAGCAAATCGATTCGGCGCCTTcttctccagcagcagcagcagcagcaacaacacccaacagcagcacacacgcaacaggcaacagcagcacacatTTACACACGCAGCCAAGCACACGCACTGAAACGCCCTTGACCAGACCAGGCACACCAActacgccagcagcagcaccaactgttgcagctgcaacaccaccagcagcaccaccagcaacagtagcaacacCTCATGGACAACATGCACACATGTTGCAAGCGCAGCacctgcaacagcaacaacagcagcagcagcagcatcatcatcaccatcatccAGCCACGCCTACACGTGGCACGCCTCTGACGGCGCATCAACTACCGCCGCCACATCAGCAACACGCtcatgcccagcagcaacatgcggcACACTCGCATCATGTTGCACAACACGCACAGccgcatccgcatccgcaCCCGCATCATTATCCTCCACATGGGCATCCATATTCGCATCCTGCATCTCCACATCCACACCCACATACCCATCCCTATGCCTATGGCTATGGCTTCGGATATGGATATGGTCAGCAGGTAGCGCCGGTTACAGCACCAACGCCGCCGCATCCACCTGCTCCGCCGTCGGCCATGTGAGATTGGCATCGGCGTGGCGTCAAACATGATGAAAAAAGTGGCGCCACCTGTTGACAATCTCCCAAGTCCCCctagtaacaacaacaacaagaacaaatgAAACctaaactattattattagcttacTTTTAAACTACTTCCAGCTCAATATActcttttaataatatattttgtattcgTTTATGTTTCTGTCATCTCTGTTGTGCTTCGTCTTGTTTTATAGCGTATATTTCGTTGTAGTCtaatttttaacaagctttttgccaaattttttttattatgcatacaCATTATGTTAAACTacacacaaaaattgttgGACGTGCAAAACTATGCAATGTTATTCCTTGAAAAGAGATTAttacaattacacacacacacacacatacatatattcaaacaaatatattatattatatacacagatatatatattataaagaaacaagtttttatagAAAATGAAGCTTAATGCTTAACTATTAATTGTAAcagtaaatatacataaatcaaTATGCTATATTTAGTGAGCCAAGAACAAATGATAATATTGTACGTATGTGAAAACCAATcctaattatatatacatatatggtatacacatataaaagcaaacataaaatgtgCCTTTTGCCTTCAAGAGTTTCTGCATTTGTGCTAGCCCAAAGGCTCACTTGCTCactctctatctatctgtcTGTAACTCTCTCTTGTAGATCTCAAGAACATGGCAGCCGCCAATGATGGCACACTCGAgttttccagcagcagcaccaacagcaatagcaacagcaacagtaacagcagcaacaactatgtGGCAGCTTCGCAGCCATTAG
The DNA window shown above is from Drosophila busckii strain San Diego stock center, stock number 13000-0081.31 chromosome 3L, ASM1175060v1, whole genome shotgun sequence and carries:
- the LOC108599735 gene encoding uncharacterized protein LOC108599735, which encodes MHSNRWPTAVATPNGHAPANAHAQHFDGSFEFIKYLRHSTDFTPNSSSGSGPSSAVSSSDTDCTTVPSEKCSKLSTGRCAATPPLPLPASPLNSASGSGVGGGLLDLDSTSSAQKSRSAARKVAALLSSVSRSSNSLDASSSALDAVFDHDSKQTMFELQHLTSASNGSHGSNSNESTSLELLAFPNSHLNASNSNTSSEGAACGSAAEFGGLLGGSSSGGCSSQAAAPKLLGSFIIKENFDVHPSHKVEEGIFQHMNKLPSKKKDTLKQLGVRFTGQMTLNDKSIVVDNFIRFCEEYDIKDHRPWLSLNQCGLNKPEQIKFARYLGQGLPTFTLFCIYSNFKNLFCTKRTEIYTKDGYNLPYILDKTKRFLANTTADLKNMAAANDGTLEFSSSSTNSNSNSNSNSSNNYVAASQPLDSRYAAAPAQPPPLPPPAVLGPPPRALEQLVIYENFNVHETHRIEDGVCTHISRLPPKKQELLKQFGIQSSSQQCLSNYEKCILIENFIKFCNEYQISDHRPFLDFHESALSKCEQLKFVRYLGQGLSNLTLNKIYVAFKELLSNARTEKLGLESYNLDIILKKKRKNLYSRLHAVAASSASVDLTAFDSPQSSPRSHHAFAAVTATPQLSEVCNDQYSYVQR